The following nucleotide sequence is from Primulina tabacum isolate GXHZ01 chromosome 2, ASM2559414v2, whole genome shotgun sequence.
catattgatcatttccagagaaatcattcataaaatcaccagcatcaaaatgagttgaatcactcaaacggtcactgcgttcagtgaagttggtctccttttctttcccctttaatgattctttataaagtttacaaaggtgctcaggggctcgacaaactttggaccaatgtcctggagtaccacatctgtaacaagaactttcatatctttttgaatgcttctcattaacacttgtattctcatgatgccttttctgtggatggtttggacgttcttttgagatgagttataaaaataactatctcgattattttcaaaaccacggccttgaccacgaccacggccaattccacgtccacgtccacgtccacgacctcgacctcgaccaaaaccttgtctttgaatttgattttggtttccaggtttaaattcatttttacttacaacatttacttctgaaaatgctgttgatccagtgggtcgggactgatgatttctcattaatagctcgttgtttttttccgccacaagaagacaggcgatgagttcagaatatctcgcgaatccacgtactctatattgttgctgtagagtaatatttgatgcatgaaacgtggaaaatgttttttcaagcatctcagattctgtgacctcatgtccacaaaattttaattgcgagattattctatacatcgccgaattgtaatcactgacttttttaaagtcttggaatctcaatgtattccattcatcccgggcggtcggaagtataacttctcttatatgttcgaatctttcttttaatcccttccacaaagccatgagatttttttcagtcagatattcacatttcaatccatcgtcgagatgtcgacgcaaaaatatcatggctcttgccttttcttgtgacgtgcatatgccattttctttaatggtctcgcttagacccaatgactcaagatgcatttctacatctagagtccatggcatataattctttcccgtgatgtcgagcgcaacaaattcgagctttgttaaatttgacatggtggtactaaaaaaaattacgatgcattttattagttaataattattgcaatacaaagtaacggataaacaacaagtacaagtatttgtaaaaataaagaaaacgcacgatgaggatattctccgataaataaaagactcgtgagtatgataaccaaaataattaaaaatatccttgagaaagccatcttcttttttcttcgaaaaatttgatgatgaataatttttagagaagaagagaaagttggagtgatggaatgtgtttgtgagatcatatttatagggcaaaaactagccgttttttaccatttatgaccgttggggtacaaaaaaaataaaggtatgtatttgtataattttatggtaataatatgataatataatattagacatgtttaaataattatgtatatcatatcataatattataatgagtgtcataatttattttgtttaaaaaccttataggcttttatacttgtcgtatctcTTAcagggagtgtgggatgtcgtcttaacatcctcccaggatttataacaagtttatgaaaaatttatttttattatttctaataataacattatattgtatattaaataaatacacaataaataaataacagtaaaataaatataattatttttgttacctttttcttctgtttggagcttggaaaagtatgtaggacttttagagcttcgtgctgataacgtgttgtgaaaaagtaaaaatttatggtaaaaagtaaaaatctcaaactctcaaaatttaccaaactacacactttataatatttttctctctactcaattgtgattttcttcacaaatgagagatctatttataggaaatctttacaaataatccaaaaataaaatacatcattacctacatcatcacacactaattttcaatatttacaactcttattttcaacattcaaatattcaacattcaaatattcaatacacacattttaaatattattttccaataattttattgattattttcatCCCTTtgatttgtttaattttttttacaatatcATGTTTCTTTCCGTAGAAAATCTGTTAAATGAAACTAAATCCAATGTTTAAGATTGTGATTGACTCATATGAAATTAATGGGTTTCCTTCCAACTAATAGAGTTGTAACTCGATTAATAAATTGAATAAGTTCTCACTCGGTCTTCATCTCTTTAAAAAAATCCAAGATATTTTTTGTATAATCTAAGATGCAACTTTGGGAACAAATTTAAGATTTTGCAAATGCGAAGAGATTGATCACTGAAGATTTAACGATCTTCAACCAATTTTCCATACTTTTCGGTCTTCACCATTCAAAGCCTCCACAGATGTAACTATTGTCTTTTTATTACTTAAAGAGcttgctcaagtatgtatgttaaACTTAATTTTATAAATGTTTTTTGTTTAATATTCTGTATCAATTTTTGGTttgcttattttttttattctatttGTTAGTTTTCACAatctttttcatttttcacgGTTTTAATAGGAGGTTGTACTATTAGTCTAATTCAAGCAACTAGAAATCAGGGGAGAGATGGAGTCATGAGATTTTCAGCTTCTCCGACGACATGCAATTCAGATTCATACTGTTAGCGCTTTGCCATCATCGAATATGGCTATTATCTTACTTCGATTTATTGTATTGTGGAAACTATAAGAAATTCAGATAAATGCGCGGTAGAatgaaataaaagtatgtgtgaaggtatttattatttatttgttacATTACGAATGAAACATGTGTGCAAATGTACGttaaaatgaaaagaaaaatatgtTTCAAGGTATAACTATTATTGCGTGTGCATCGTCAGTTataagaaaaacacaaaaactaATAACTCCAATAACTTTCTCTTGCACTCATTCTATTTAAGGCTTTTTGTGTTTGGACAGGTAACATGTCAtgaaaattatttcaattttgtGTACGATTTAATATTATCAATAGTTATGTCGTTTCAATTCTGCACCAAGATGCACTtactattttttaattttattcaatttttgcACAATGTTACCTCTTAGCATACTTGTTATTAGACATGTTATACTTAATATTCATGTACAACGCCGCACAGACATCGTCTGTGCCTCGATTGCTAGTATTAACTATTTCTCGAACCTTTAACAATATGAGGAAGGTGAGCAGGTTTATTCTAGAAAAATGAAGAAACCAAATAGGAAATGACAGTCAACGCAGGCGAAGTGTTCGTGTCCAATTAGGAATCCTCATGATATCAAATTTGACTTGTATTTTCCAGTTTAGTTGGGGTAGAATATTATATTACATCATATTAAAACAttattcaaatttaaatgttaTGATTTGCATTATAATATGATTTAATCATTATAAATTAATTGCATAGCTGTCCTTGTAATTAAATAACGCAAGATTTCATTCTCACACTTTCAACTTAACTCATCGATAGATATGAATCGTGGGTCGAGAAATTCAACAGAAAATTCAAATCGGCGGCTAAGAAAAGTATTGCGGTTCGAATTGACTggtttatattatatatattgataaatATTCAGCTTAAGGATTCGTCAATTAACGAATCAGGTACCTGAATATCCTCTCTTGTTCTTCTTACATGCATTGAATTAATTTTCAAGTTTGATCCTATGTCATGCTGTTTATATCTTGATATTAGTTCAAACTAGCTTGTAGATAATATAGTTTGTTTGCTTTTTCTAACCTTTTCTAATTGTTTTTGTTTCTAGGATCTTGTCAGGTTCGCATATTAAGTAGAAAACATGGTGGATGGTACGCTATATCCATCTGTAGTTCAAAAGGTACATGCTCAATCTTTTCTTATACGGGCTCCAGCGGAGAAAGATAAGGGGTTAGCCACTTTTATGACGGAGTTTTTAATGGGAGGTGTGTCTGGTGCTGTATCAAAAACCGTGGCTGCTCCGATTGAGAGAGTGAAACTGCTAATTCAGAATCAGGATGAGATGATCAAAGCTGGGAGGCTGTCTGAACCATACAAGGGAATTTCGGACTGCTTCGCAAGAAATATCAGGAATGAAGGTGTCCTATCTCTTTGGAGAGGCAATAATACTAATGTGATCAGATACTTTCCTACACAGGTTAATATATTGACAAAGTCATGGCTTTCCTCTTGCTCTCTTAATTAGCTGCTTCATGTTATCTTCATAGCTACAATCTTCATGGAATCTTAGAGCATTAGAATATGACCGAATACTTATTGTTATGCCAAAAGTAAATAATTTACTACATTAATTAACCAAAACACCTGGCTCCTGGGTTGGAGCAGGGGCTGGACGTGCGTAATATTAATTGTAGGATCAAGTGATGACCCAATTCCGAGAGCGCCTGAGTACCGTACCCCTTGTTTCTTGAGAAGTTTttgtaataattttatatacCTTTTCTCAATATTGATCCGAAAAACATGCACTATATCTCTAGTTTCGCGTGTATCTGCAGGCCCTTAACTTCGCTTTCAAAGATCACTTCAAGAGACTGATTAACTTCAAGAAAGACAAGGATGGTTATTGGAAGTGGTTTGCAGGGAACGTGGCATCGGGTAGTGCTGCTGGTTCGACGTCCCTTCTGTTTGTGTACTCCCTTGATTATGCCCGAACGAGGTTGACAAACGATGCCAAGGCTGTAAAAACAGGTGGTGAAAGGCAGTTCAATGGCTTGATTGATGTTTACAGGAAAACGCTTCAATCGGATGGCATTGTTGGACTATATCGCGGATTTAACATCTCTTGCGTTGGAATTGTAGTTTATCGTGGTCTTTACTTTGGCCTCTATGACTCTTTAAAGCCTGTTGTTCTTGTTGGCTCGTTGCAGGTTAGTAGGCTTCAATT
It contains:
- the LOC142535766 gene encoding ADP,ATP carrier protein, mitochondrial-like; this translates as MVDGTLYPSVVQKVHAQSFLIRAPAEKDKGLATFMTEFLMGGVSGAVSKTVAAPIERVKLLIQNQDEMIKAGRLSEPYKGISDCFARNIRNEGVLSLWRGNNTNVIRYFPTQALNFAFKDHFKRLINFKKDKDGYWKWFAGNVASGSAAGSTSLLFVYSLDYARTRLTNDAKAVKTGGERQFNGLIDVYRKTLQSDGIVGLYRGFNISCVGIVVYRGLYFGLYDSLKPVVLVGSLQDSFLASFLLGWAVTNGAGLAAYPIDTVRRRMMMTSGEAVKYKSSIDAFSQIIKKEGPKSLFKGAGANILRAIAGAGVLSGYDRLQLLAFGKKYGSGGSG